CTTTGAATAGAGAACAAAAAGAACGTGTCATCGCAAGCTTTCGAAAAAAAGTAGGCGGTCACCATCTTTTTATTCATGAAGTGATTGATCAAGATGTAGTGGGCGGCGTTCGCTTGGAAACAGAAAACTATTATTACGACAATACAATTGTAAAAAAACTAAAAGAAATAAAAGAGTTTATTTTAAATGACGAATGAGATTGAAGAGGTGAGAAATGTGGCTATAGAAAAAGAAGATTTGCATTCTTTAATCAATCAACGAATCAGCACTTTTCAATCTGCTTCAGGAATGGAAGAAATTGGAAAATTAACCTATGTAGGGGACGGAATCGCTAGAGCAGTTGGACTTCAAAATGTAATGAGTGGAGAATTACTTGAATTTTCCAATGGTTCAATTGGAATGGCACAAAACCTAGAGGCGAATGATGTTGGTATTATCATATTTGGTAAGTATACAGATCTTCATGAGGGAGATATTGTTAAAAGAACGGGCCATATTATGGAAGTACCTGTAGGAGAAGAATTGATTGGACGTGTCGTGGATGCTTTAGGAAGACCATTGGATGGTCAAGGAGCTATTTCCACAACTAAAAAAAGACCAGTTGAGAATGAAGCACCAGGTGTAATGGCTCGGAAATCCGTAACAACTCCATTACAAACAGGTTTAAAAGCAATTGACGCTCTTGTACCTATTGGACGAGGACAACGTGAATTGATTATTGGTGATAGAAAAACTGGTAAAACTAATATTGCAATGGATACCATCATTAACCAACGTGGTAAAGATGTTATTTGTATTTATGTAGCAATTGGTCAAAAGGAATCAACGGTTCGAAATTTAACGGAAACGTTAAAAAACTATCATGCGATGGACTATACAATTGTTGTTTCAGCCAGTGCATCAAAACCTGCGCCGATGCTTTATATTGCTCCTTATGCAGCAACTGCAATGGCAGAAGAATTTATGTACCAAGGTAAACATGTCTTAATTGTTTATGATGATTTATCTAAGCAAGCAGCAGCTTACCGTGAAATGTCACTATTACTGAAAAGACCACCAGGTCGAGAAGCTTATCCTGGAGATGTATTCTATCTTCACTCTCGCTTATTAGAGCGTTCAGCTAAATTAAATGACGAATTGGGTGGAGGATCCATTACATCCTTACCGATTGTGGAAACTCAGGCAGGAGATATTTCTGCGTACATCCCTACAAACGTTATTTCTATTACGGATGGGCAGATTTTCCTAGAGAGTGACTTGTTCTTCGCAGGAATTCGTCCAGCTGTTTCAGCAGGGTTATCCGTTTCTCGTGTAGGTGGAGCTGCTCAAATTAAAGCAATGAAAAAAGTTTCAGGGACTCTACGTTTAGATTTAGCTTCCTATAGAGAATTAGAAGCCTTTACTCAATTCGGATCAGACTTAGACCGAGCTACTCA
The Jeotgalibaca sp. MA1X17-3 genome window above contains:
- the atpA gene encoding F0F1 ATP synthase subunit alpha, producing MAIEKEDLHSLINQRISTFQSASGMEEIGKLTYVGDGIARAVGLQNVMSGELLEFSNGSIGMAQNLEANDVGIIIFGKYTDLHEGDIVKRTGHIMEVPVGEELIGRVVDALGRPLDGQGAISTTKKRPVENEAPGVMARKSVTTPLQTGLKAIDALVPIGRGQRELIIGDRKTGKTNIAMDTIINQRGKDVICIYVAIGQKESTVRNLTETLKNYHAMDYTIVVSASASKPAPMLYIAPYAATAMAEEFMYQGKHVLIVYDDLSKQAAAYREMSLLLKRPPGREAYPGDVFYLHSRLLERSAKLNDELGGGSITSLPIVETQAGDISAYIPTNVISITDGQIFLESDLFFAGIRPAVSAGLSVSRVGGAAQIKAMKKVSGTLRLDLASYRELEAFTQFGSDLDRATQQRLNRGHRTVEVLKQGFHSPMDVEKQVIILFALTKGFLDTIPVEDLARYEKELMNYMELSYPRLLEHITRTKDLPAEEDLIDALQEFVHVFVPHSN